A DNA window from Anastrepha obliqua isolate idAnaObli1 chromosome 5, idAnaObli1_1.0, whole genome shotgun sequence contains the following coding sequences:
- the LOC129249226 gene encoding uncharacterized protein LOC129249226, whose translation MQFFDTTALLCIHLGGSIVSFKNTADAIKMDVTVKKLAICSFAELFSENQSSSDLLIAKKMRKRHKLIFHLWKTQRIARNIPKCKKFLECIEEMPNDVFYSHFRMQIQTFQTLCEIVQPFWPAKNAGRPNIPLKLALHITLWRLGNQNSFRELSNIFNVGIGATYRVFFKTIKILLKLKSRIIKFPLTASERRIVMEKFQAMRSNPFPFVLGCVDGTHIKITQPTQSSISFYNRKGTFSVIAQAVVDSELRFIDVFAGYPGRCHDASVWQSSPLRQAIINGDIPFPPECHLLGDAAYPLERFLMVPYKDTGFLSEGQQRFNTILSSTRVCVEQAFGILKKKFRILNFIEIRNIKLVKNIIISCMILHNIIINNESFTTSDLPDILEDTSTESRADIEELEGRSKRDQLTNLLSA comes from the exons ATTTTTCGATACCACTGCATTGCTTTGCATACATCTAGGTGGCAGCATTGTTTCATTTAAGAACACAGCTGATGCAATCAAAATGGATGTGACGGTGAAAAAATTAGCAatttgctctttcgctgagttaTTTAGTGAAAATCAATCCAGTAGTGATTTACTTATTGCAAAAAAGATGAGAAAaagacacaaattgatttttcacTTGTGGAAGACGCAGAGAATCGCGAGAAATATtccaaaatgcaaaaagtttctCGAGTGCATTGAAGAAATGCCCAACGATGTCTTTTATAGCCATTTCAGGATGCAAATACAAACATTCCAG acTCTTTGCGAAATAGTACAACCCTTTTGGCCGGCAAAAAATGCAGGACGTCCCAATATACCATTGAAGCTAGCATTGCATATTACGCTTTGGAGATTAGGAAATCAAAATAGTTTCCGTGaattaagtaatatatttaacGTTGGTATTGGTGCTACTTATCgggtatttttcaaaacgattaaaatcttattaaaactaaaaagtcGTATCATAAAATTTCCCTTGACCGCATCAGAGCGTCGGATTGTTATGGAAAAATTTCAGGCAATGCGCAGCAACCCATTTCCGTTTGTCCTAGGATGCGTAGATGGGACACACATCAAAATCACCCAACCAACGCAAAGCAGCATCAGTTTTTATAATAGAAAAGGCACATTTTCAGTAATAGCGCAAGCTGTTGTGGATAGCGAATTGCGTTTTATCGACGTTTTTGCTGGATATCCTGGGAGGTGTCACGACGCTTCCGTGTGGCAAAGCAGCCCTTTACGTCAAGCAATAATAAACGGAGATATTCCCTTTCCTCCTGAGTGCCATTTGCTGGGAGATGCAGCTTATCCACTGGAGAGATTTCTTATGGTACCATATAAAGATACCGGCTTTTTAAGTGAGGGACAACAAAGATTTAATACTATTTTAAGTAGTACAAGAGTCTGCGTGGAACAAGCGTTtggaattttaaagaaaaagttccgtatactgaatttcattgaaattcgcaACATCaagcttgtaaaaaatattataatttcatgtatGATACTCCATAACATCATTATAAATAACGAAAGTTTTACCACTTCGGATCTTCCTGATATATTAGAAGATACAAGTACGGAATCCCGAGCAGACATCGAAGAGTTGGAAGGTAGATCAAAACGAGATCAATTAACCAATTTATTATCAGCTTAA
- the LOC129249227 gene encoding uncharacterized protein LOC129249227, producing the protein MAEVETEKKWTFNLTKLLITTRLESEPEFAGKKRKKTVLWQQVLLKMKETEPGLTFTRDDITRKFLNLMVTYRRIKKRNNTSGQGATNWEFFDLFDEIYGTRADIVVPEDILDSSILELSESEEQPAFTSKRSKRDVKEIMSDICETDKKYMEEFLQMEKEKLEIERLKIEEMKKLRELLSNMQ; encoded by the exons ATGGCAGAGGTTGAAAC tgAAAAGAAGTGGACATTCAATTTGACCAAGTTATTGATCACGACCAGGCTGGAAAGTGAACCGGAGTTTGCGGGCAAAAAACGCAAAAAGACAGTTTTGTGGCAGCAGGTGCTCCTTAAAATGAAAGAAACTGAACCAGGACTGACATTCACTCGTGACGATATAACTCGAAAGTTTTTAAATCTAATGGTAACCTATAGGCGcattaaaaaaaggaacaacaCATCTGGGCAAGGTGCGACAAATTGGGAGttttttgatctttttgatgaaatttacgGCACACGCGCAGATATTGTGGTTCCTGAAGATATCTTGGATTCATCAATATTAGAATTGTCTGAAAGTGAGGAGCAACCTGCTTTCACTTCAAAGAGATCTAAACGTGATGTTAAGGAAATTATGAGTGATATTTGTGAGACAGACAAGAAGTACATGGAGGAGTTTTTGCAAATGGAAAAAGagaagttggaaattgaacgcttgaaaatagaagaaatgaaaaaattgcgaGAGTTGTTATCAAACATGCAGTGA